The genomic DNA AGGCACGGGCTTGGGCTTGGTGTTGACCAAGCACATGGTGGAAGCCATGGGCGGCAACATCCGCGTTAAATCACAGCCGGGCGTCGGTTCGACCTTTACGGTGTGCTTGGACAAATCTCAAAACAGCTGATCTCTGCAGCATAAAAAAACCCCGACGAAAACGTCGGGGCTTTTTGCGGGGGGGAGGTCCGTTTGTGTTTATGGTTTCAGCAGGCCGCGCGCAATCACGTGGGCTTGGATTTCGGCTGCACCTTCGAAGATGTTCAAGATGCGAGAATCCACCAAGACGCGCGAGATGGGATATTCCAACGCATAGCCGTTGCCGCCATGGACCTGCAACGCGTTGTCGGCGTTGGACCAAGCGACACGAGCGGCTAGCAATTTCGCCATGCCCGCTTCGATATCGGTGCGGTGGCCGATGTCTTTTTCACGTGCAGCAAAGAACGAGATTTGACGCGCAATTTGCGTTTCCACAGCCATCCAGCCCAGCTTCGCCGCAACGCGCGGGAAGTTGACGATGGGTTGACCGAATTGGGTGCGGTCGTGCGCATAACGCAAGCCCAGCTCCAACGCATTGGCAGCCACACCGACGGCGCGGGCCGCAGTTTGGATGCGTGCGGCTTCGAACGTGGACATCAATTGCTTGAAGCCTTCGCCCTCGACGCCACCCAACAAGGCGGAAGCCGGAACTTCCAGATTGTCGAACGCCAGTTCGTATTCCTTCATGCCGCGATAACCCAGCACTTCGATTTCCGTGCCGGTCATGCCTTCCAACGGGAACGGATCGCCTTCGGTGCCGCGCGGTTTTTCGATCAAGAACATCGAAAGACCTTTGTAGCCGGGCTCGTCGGGGTTGGTTCGCGCCAGCAACGTCATCATGTCGGACCTTGAAGCATGCGTGATCCAGGTCTTGTTGCCGGTGATGCGGTAGACATCGCCGTCTTTCACAGCACGGGTTTTGAGGCTCGCCAAATCAGAACCCGTGTTGGGTTCGGTGAACACGGCGGTGGGCAGCAACTCACCCGCCGCGATTTGCGGCAAGTACTTTTCTTTTTGTTCTTGCGTGCCGCCGATAGTGATCAGCTCGCCCGCAATTTCGGAACGTGTGCCCAAAGAGCCCACACCGATGTAGCCGCGCGACAGTTCTTCGGTGACCACGCACATGGAGGTCTTGGACATGGCCAAGCCGCCGAACTCTTCTTCGATGGTGAGGCCAAAGACGCCCAGCTCACCCATTTGGTTGATGATCTCATCGGGGATGAGCACATCGTCGTCGTGCCACTTGGGCGCGTTGGGGGCGACTTCTTCGGAGGCAAAACGGCGGAATTGCTCTTGGATCATGTCGAGCATTTCGTCGCCCAAGGCGTCTTTGCCGAAGCTGGACGTGTGCACATCCAACAGTTCCGCAATACGCACACGGGCTGCGTTGGCGTTGCCGTCTTGAACCAGCTTGGTGACCGCGTCGGTGTAGAACTCACGCACCTGTTCAGGGCTGACACCCATATCGCGTGGGCGCACCACTTCGACTTGGCTCATGGGGATGCCGCCAGCCATTTGGCTGAGGTATTCGGCTGTACCCACTTGCAAGATCAGCTCTTCAATCTCGCCCAGTTCGCCATTGGCGTCCAAACGTTCGGCCCAGTGCACCAGTTGCTCAAC from Magnetovibrio sp. PR-2 includes the following:
- a CDS encoding acyl-CoA dehydrogenase family protein, with amino-acid sequence MSNASPYKLDGVLALCQQAAKDCSILIEAARSGVQAKIVTDGRINSKLLDQEQFAAHGFSWLQTYVRAVEQLVHWAERLDANGELGEIEELILQVGTAEYLSQMAGGIPMSQVEVVRPRDMGVSPEQVREFYTDAVTKLVQDGNANAARVRIAELLDVHTSSFGKDALGDEMLDMIQEQFRRFASEEVAPNAPKWHDDDVLIPDEIINQMGELGVFGLTIEEEFGGLAMSKTSMCVVTEELSRGYIGVGSLGTRSEIAGELITIGGTQEQKEKYLPQIAAGELLPTAVFTEPNTGSDLASLKTRAVKDGDVYRITGNKTWITHASRSDMMTLLARTNPDEPGYKGLSMFLIEKPRGTEGDPFPLEGMTGTEIEVLGYRGMKEYELAFDNLEVPASALLGGVEGEGFKQLMSTFEAARIQTAARAVGVAANALELGLRYAHDRTQFGQPIVNFPRVAAKLGWMAVETQIARQISFFAAREKDIGHRTDIEAGMAKLLAARVAWSNADNALQVHGGNGYALEYPISRVLVDSRILNIFEGAAEIQAHVIARGLLKP